The following DNA comes from Planctomycetia bacterium.
GAGGACCGTCGTCAGCGGTTCGCCCGCGGCGGCAGTCTTCGTGGTTTCGGCTTCGAAATCAACCCGCGCGGTCTGGCCGGCCGTCAACGTGACCGACTTGGTCTCGGTGACCGACTTACCTTCGCGGACGAATTCGGCACGCAGTTCATACGTGTAGTTGAAGCCCGGGCGCAGGTCGCGGGAAACGTAGTTCCGTTCCGCGCCTTCGCTCGTCGTGGCCACGCCATTGACGTAGATCTTGGCGTTGGTCGGAACCTGGACGGTCAACACGGCGCTGTCGGCGCTGTGCATGGCTTGCGGTTCGGTCGTCACGCCTTCGGCGGCCGGAGCGGCGCCTTCGGTAGCGGGCATAGCGCCTTCTTCGATCACGGCGCCGTCTTCGATGATCACGTCGTTCGAGGTGCTGTAACCGCCCGACGAACCCGAGCTGCCCCACGAACCGGAGCTACCCGAGCTGCCACCGGACGAACCGGAGCTGCCCCACGAGCCCGAGCTGCCGTAGCTTCCGCCGGACGAGCCGGACGAACCCCAGCTGCCGC
Coding sequences within:
- a CDS encoding TIGR03000 domain-containing protein — its product is SGSSGSSGGSGSSGSSGSWGSSGSSGGSSGGSSGGWGARRAARRAAHASSGSWGSSGSSGGSYGSSGSWGSSGSSGGSSGSSGSWGSSGSSGGYSTSNDVIIEDGAVIEEGAMPATEGAAPAAEGVTTEPQAMHSADSAVLTVQVPTNAKIYVNGVATTSEGAERNYVSRDLRPGFNYTYELRAEFVREGKSVTETKSVTLTAGQTARVDFEAETTKTAAAGEPLTTVLKVNVPANAKVFLAGHETDSFGSVREFSTSRLNSGDQWENYTIRVEADVDGRMETQEETITLAAGDNREVNFDFAATKVASK